One Streptomyces sp. R28 DNA window includes the following coding sequences:
- a CDS encoding ATP-binding protein: MRTRVLTVVLAFAVLAVAGFAVPLLGVTATQRTEQLVAARTADLDRFAGLAEQAAESGDPGALTAEVTRYTELYGESVVVVDARRAPVAQTGGMHAADPAVARLVDAALRNQPVSPGGTLRPWSRGDKLLARPVGTGTRVSGAVVLRASVRAAADDIALRWALVLAGAGLFAVACVLLARAATRWVVRPLHRLDRAVGTLAAGLPAEHARAGGPPELRQLATGFNRMADAVTTALEQQRRLVADTSHQLRNPLAALRLRIDSLEPRLPDSATRTYTGVTAELERMEHLLDDLLALAHAEHRAGELAVTDGPQACCDATAVIAAQAQLWHLVAEQDGVRLEFSRGPSVLMACTEGELAQVADILLDNAIKYAGSGARVETRCFTDGPDAVFEVRDDGPGLASGELPHAGTRFWRSERHREVRGSGLGLAIAEQLAAGRGGRIEFAAAEPHGLRVRVRLPRAEHGASGAKGRTA, from the coding sequence ATGCGTACCCGGGTGTTGACCGTCGTCCTGGCCTTCGCTGTGCTCGCGGTGGCCGGGTTCGCCGTGCCGCTGCTGGGCGTCACCGCCACCCAGCGCACCGAGCAGCTCGTCGCGGCCCGCACCGCCGACCTCGACCGCTTCGCTGGGCTGGCCGAGCAGGCCGCCGAGAGCGGCGACCCCGGCGCGCTGACCGCCGAGGTCACCCGGTACACCGAGCTGTACGGCGAGTCGGTCGTGGTCGTCGACGCCCGCCGCGCCCCCGTGGCGCAGACCGGCGGCATGCACGCCGCGGACCCGGCCGTCGCCCGCCTCGTCGACGCGGCGCTGCGCAACCAGCCCGTCTCGCCCGGGGGCACGCTGCGCCCCTGGTCGCGCGGCGACAAACTGCTCGCCCGCCCCGTCGGCACCGGCACCCGGGTGTCCGGTGCCGTGGTGCTGCGGGCCTCGGTGCGGGCCGCCGCCGACGACATCGCCCTGCGCTGGGCGCTGGTCCTGGCCGGCGCGGGCCTGTTCGCGGTGGCGTGCGTGCTGCTAGCCCGCGCCGCCACGCGGTGGGTCGTACGCCCCCTGCATCGCCTCGACCGCGCGGTCGGCACGCTCGCGGCCGGGCTGCCGGCCGAGCACGCCCGGGCCGGCGGCCCGCCCGAACTGCGCCAGCTGGCCACTGGCTTCAACCGTATGGCCGACGCGGTGACCACCGCGCTGGAACAGCAGCGCCGTCTGGTCGCCGACACCTCGCACCAGCTGCGCAACCCGCTCGCCGCACTGCGCCTGCGCATCGACTCCCTCGAGCCCCGCCTGCCCGACTCCGCCACCCGCACGTACACGGGCGTGACCGCCGAACTCGAACGCATGGAGCACCTCCTCGACGACCTGCTCGCGCTCGCCCACGCCGAACACCGCGCCGGCGAACTGGCCGTGACGGACGGGCCACAAGCGTGCTGCGACGCGACGGCGGTCATCGCCGCGCAGGCACAGCTGTGGCACCTGGTGGCCGAACAGGACGGAGTCCGCCTTGAGTTCTCCCGGGGCCCGTCCGTCCTCATGGCCTGCACGGAGGGCGAACTGGCCCAGGTGGCCGACATCCTGCTCGACAACGCGATCAAGTACGCCGGGAGCGGCGCCCGCGTCGAGACGCGCTGTTTCACCGACGGACCGGACGCGGTGTTCGAGGTACGGGACGACGGCCCGGGTCTCGCCAGCGGCGAACTCCCCCACGCCGGCACCCGCTTCTGGCGCTCGGAGCGGCACCGCGAGGTACGCGGCAGCGGCCTCGGGCTGGCGATCGCCGAGCAGCTGGCGGCCGGCCGGGGCGGACGCATCGAGTTCGCGGCGGCCGAGCCGCACGGCCTGCGGGTGAGGGTGCGGCTCCCCCGTGCCGAGCACGGGGCGTCCGGCGCGAAGGGGCGTACGGCATGA